The Juglans microcarpa x Juglans regia isolate MS1-56 chromosome 2S, Jm3101_v1.0, whole genome shotgun sequence genome has a window encoding:
- the LOC121251422 gene encoding ethylene-responsive transcription factor ERF027-like: MANNPVNVRPDYPQPQVAVPRLSVQVPGPCFATNVCQEETTPRPFATAFEDPSPRPVQSSLASSGQQAASGGSPKYRGVRSRSGKWVSEIREPRKSTRIWLGTYPTPEMAAAAYDVAVLALKGPDTFLNFPNSIVSYPVPASTSASDIQAAAASAAEAMARKPDTESTEEYPETRPSEKEVTTGSSGPMGEEFIDVEELLNMPKLLVDMAEGMLVSPPRIESKSSEDSGGDNLWSYV; encoded by the coding sequence ATGGCCAATAATCCAGTTAACGTGCGCCCAGATTATCCACAGCCACAAGTTGCAGTACCCAGGCTCTCTGTACAAGTACCTGGACCTTGTTTCGCTACTAACGTGTGCCAGGAGGAGACTACGCCACGTCCTTTTGCTACGGCATTTGAAGACCCATCACCGAGACCCGTTCAATCTTCACTCGCGTCATCGGGTCAACAGGCCGCCTCCGGTGGGAGCCCGAAGTATCGGGGAGTACGGAGCCGGAGTGGGAAATGGGTGTCCGAAATACGGGAGCCACGTAAAAGTACGCGCATTTGGCTCGGTACGTACCCGACACCGGAGATGGCGGCTGCCGCGTACGACGTGGCGGTGCTGGCCTTGAAGGGCCCCGATACCTTCCTGAACTTTCCGAATTCCATTGTTTCGTACCCAGTACCGGCTTCGACGTCGGCAAGCGACATACAAGCCGCGGCGGCGAGTGCGGCGGAGGCCATGGCGAGGAAGCCGGACACGGAGAGTACGGAAGAATATCCGGAAACGAGACCATCGGAGAAGGAGGTAACGACAGGTAGTAGCGGTCCGATGGGCGAGGAGTTCATCGACGTGGAAGAGCTTTTGAACATGCCGAAGTTGCTGGTGGACATGGCGGAGGGAATGCTCGTGAGCCCGCCGAGGATAGAATCGAAGTCCTCGGAGGACTCGGGTGGAGATAATTTATGGAGTTATGTATAA
- the LOC121251672 gene encoding dehydration-responsive element-binding protein 1E-like produces MDVFSPYNSPDSESSSYGRGLNFSDEELLLASRNPKKRAGRKKFKETRHPVYRGVRRRNSGKWVCEVRQPNKKSRIWLGTFPTADMAARAHDVAAIAMRGRSACLNFADSVWRLPVPASGDVKDIQRTAAAAAELFRPAESLDGSTSPTDEDEREWPKSIFFDEAECGMTVWRLVADMAEGMLLPPPFCAGNDFYINDVEDSADVSLWSYSI; encoded by the coding sequence ATGGATGTTTTCTCTCCTTATAATTCCCCAGACTCCGAGAGTAGTAGCTATGGTCGCGGCCTGAACTTTTCCGACGAGGAGCTTCTGTTGGCTTCCAGGAATCCGAAGAAACGTGCCGGCAGGAAGAAGTTCAAGGAAACCAGGCACCCAGTGTACCGGGGTGTCAGGAGGAGGAACTCCGGCAAGTGGGTATGCGAGGTGCGCCAGCCCAACAAGAAGTCCAGGATATGGCTGGGGACGTTCCCCACTGCCGACATGGCGGCGCGCGCTCACGATGTCGCAGCAATAGCGATGCGTGGTCGGTCTGCTTGCCTTAATTTCGCAGACTCGGTGTGGAGGCTGCCGGTGCCAGCGTCCGGTGATGTGAAGGACATTCAGAGGACTGCTGCAGCGGCGGCGGAGTTGTTTCGACCGGCAGAGTCGTTGGACGGATCAACATCGCCGACGGATGAAGACGAGAGGGAGTGGCCGAagagtattttctttgatgaGGCGGAGTGCGGGATGACAGTGTGGAGGCTGGTGGCAGATATGGCAGAGGGGATGCTTTTGCCTCCACCCTTTTGTGcgggaaatgatttttatattaatgaCGTGGAAGATTCAGCTGACGTGTCATTATGGAGTTACTCCATTTAG
- the LOC121251671 gene encoding valine--tRNA ligase, mitochondrial 1 isoform X1 has protein sequence MLGFHARVLQKPLLLLNLANHIRSLHRSPFSQVYSLRSFSATNIMADSERRPEIDGAEKKTERLGDSEKTLSLEDLEKKKKKEEKAREKELKRQKALEKAAKLQAQQASIPLKRNDKKTVKRGGDEENPKEFVDPETPFGEKKQMSRQMAKQYSPSAVEKSWYAWWEKSGFFVADAKSSKAPFVIVLPPPNVTGALHIGHALTAAVEDTIIRWRRMSGYNTLWVPGVDHAGIATQVVVEKKIMRESKLTRHDIGREKFVSEVWNWKNKYGGTILQQLRRLGASLDWSRECFTMDEKRSKAVTEAFVRLYKEGLIYRDLRLVNWDCVLRTAISDIEVDYVEIKERTPLKVPGYEKPVEFGVLTSFAYPLEGEFGEIVVATTRMETMLGDTAIAIHPDDPRYSHLHGKFAIHPFNGRKLPIVCDAILVDPKFGTGAVKITPAHDPNDFEVGKRHNLEFINIFTDDGKINSNGGSEFVGLPRFKAREAVTEALQKKGFYRGAKNNEMRLGLCSRTNDVVEPLIKPQWYVSCNSLGRQALDAVMDEENRRIEIIPKQYSADWRRWLENIRDWCISRQLWWGHRVPAWYVSLEDDELKEVGAYNDHWVVARNEEEAQEEASRLYNGRKFHLSQDPDVLDTWFSSGLFPLSVLGWPDDTEDLKTFYPTSVLETGHDILFFWVARMVMQGMKLGGDVPFRKVYLHPMIRDAHGRKMSKSLGNVIDPLEVINGISLDGLHKRLEEGNLDPKELVVAQEGQTKDFPNGISECGADALRFALIAYTAQSDRINLDILRVVGYRQWCNKLWNAVRFAMSRLGDDYVPPTNVNPDVLPFSCQWILSVLNKAISKTVASLELYEFSDASSTVYSWWQYQLCDVFIEAIKPFFAGNDPKFESARSLARDTLWLCLDNGLRLLHPFMPFVTEELWQRLPSSKDGTRIESIMICEYPSVVECWTNERVEYEMDLIDSVVKSLRSLANERRERRPAFVLCRSDAVAEIISNHQLEIITLATLSSLKVISENDAAPVGCAVSVVNENLSVYLELQGTLSPEAELEKIRKKTDEIRKQHEKLTKMMSASGYKEKVPSHIHQENVAKLASLMQEVLSLEEAGQHIEAQASSNQQDYLSQPHHGKPFLLQ, from the exons ATGCTGGGATTCCATGCCAGGGTTTTGCAAAAGCCGCTACTCTTGTTGAACCTTGCAAACCATATCCGCAGCCTACATAGGTCACCATTTTCACAAGTTTATTCTCTCCGATCTTTCTCAGCAACAAACATAATG GCTGATTCGGAGAGAAGGCCGGAAATAGATGGTGCTGAGAAGAAGACCGAACGACTG GGCGATTCGGAGAAAACGCTCAGTTTAGAAGACctcgagaagaagaagaaaaaagaagagaag GCAAGGGAGAAAGAATTGAAAAGGCAAAAGGCTTTAGAGAAAGCTGCTAAACTTCAG GCACAACAAGCATCAATTCCTCTGAAAAGAAATGACAAGAAAACAGTAAAGCGTGGTGGGGATGAAGAGAACCCTAAGGAGTTTGTTGACCCAGAAACACCTTTTGGCGAGAAGAAACAAATGTCTCGTCAAATGGCAAAGCAGTACAGTCCTAGTGCAGTAGAGAAATC GTGGTATGCATGGTGGGAGAAATCGGGTTTCTTTGTTGCAGATGCAAAAAGCTCCAAGGCCCCGTTTGTTATT GTCTTGCCACCACCAAATGTAACTGGTGCCCTCCATATAGGTCATGCACTTACTGCTGCTGTAGAG GATACCATTATTCGCTGGCGGAGAATGTCTGGATACAATACCTTGTGGGTCCCTGGGGTGGACCATGCTGGGATTGCCACACag GTTGTTGTGGAAAAGAAGATAATGCGTGAAAGCAAATTAACTAGGCACGATATCGGTCGTGAGAAATTTGTATCTGAA GTCTGGAATTGGAAAAATAAGTATGGTGGAACCATTTTGCAACAGTTGCGTCGTTTGGGTGCCTCTTTAGATTGGTCTCGTGAg TGCTTTACAATGGATGAGAAAAGATCAAAGGCTGTGACTGAGGCTTTTGTTAGGCTTTACAAGGAAGGCCTTATTTATAG AGATCTTCGCCTAGTGAATTGGGATTGTGTGTTGCGGACTGCAATATCTGACATTGAG GTAGACTATGTTGAGATCAAAGAAAGGACTCCACTAAAGGTTCCAGGATATGAGAAACCTGTGGAATTCGGTGTTTTAACTTCATTTGCCTACCCTTTGGAAGGTGAGTTTGGTGAGATTGTTGTGGCCACTACTAGGATGGAGACTATGCTTGGAGATACTGCTATTGCTATACATCCTGATGACCCAAGGTACAGTCATCTTCATGGAAAATTTGCCATTCATCCATTTAATGGACGAAAGCTTCCCATAGTTTGTGATGCAATTCTTGTTGATCCGAAGTTTGGGACTGGTGCTGTCaag ATTACCCCTGCTCATGACCCGAATGATTTTGAAGTTGGCAAGCGTCACAATCTTGAGTTCATCAACATTTTTACCGATGATGGAAAAATAAACAGCAATGGTGGGTCAGAGTTTGTAGGGTTGCCGCGTTTTAAAGCCCGAGAGGCAGTTACTGAAGCATTACAAAAGAAG GGCTTTTATAGAGGTGCTAAAAATAATGAGATGCGGCTGGGCCTTTGTTCAAGAACCAATGATGTTGTGGAGCCACTTATAAAACCTCAATGGTATGTTAGTTGCAATAGTTTGGGGAGGCAAGCTCTTGATGCTGTAATGGATGAAGAAAACAGGAGGATAGAGATCATCCCGAAACAGTATTCTGCTGACTGGAGAAG GTGGCTTGAAAACATTCGTGATTGGTGCATCTCAAGGCAACTTTGGTGGGGTCATCGTGTTCCTGCATGGTATGTCTCACTGGAGGATGATGAGCTAAAGGAAGTTGGTGCTTACAATGACCACTGGGTGGTTGCAAGAAATGAGGAAGAGGCTCAGGAGGAGGCTAGCCGATTGTATAATGGGAGGAAGTTTCATTTGAGTCAAGATCCTGATGTGCTTGATACATGGTTTTCTTCTGGTCTTTTTCCATTGTCTGTTTTGGGCTGGCCTGATGATACTGAAGATCTGAAGACATTTTATCCAACTTCAGTTTTGGAAACTGGCCATGATATTCTCTTTTTCTGGGTTGCTCGCATGGTGATGCAAGGAATGAAATTGGGAGGTGATGTACCTTTTCGAAAG GTTTATTTGCACCCAATGATTCGTGATGCGCATGGGCGCAAGATGTCTAAGTCATTGGGAAATGTCATTGATCCACTTGAAGTAATAAATGGGATATCCCTGGATGGTCTTCATAAGAGGCTAGAGGAGGGTAACTTGGATCCTAAAGAACTGGTTGTTGCCCAAGAGGGGCAGACAAAAGACTTTCCTAACGGTATTTCTGAGTGTGGTGCTGATGCTCTTCGGTTTGCCCTTATAGCTTACACTGCCCAG TCAGATAGAATAAACTTGGATATCCTAAGAGTGGTTGGGTATCGTCAATGGTGTAATAAATTGTGGAATGCTGTACGATTTGCCATGAGCAGGCTGGGAGATGATTATGTTCCACCCACAAATGTAAATCCGGATGTCTTGCCATTTAGCTGTCAGTGGATACTCTCTGTATTAAACAAAGCTATATCCAAAACTGTAGCTTCTCTGGAATTGTATGAGTTCTCAGATGCATCAAGTACAGTGTATTCATGGTGGCAGTACCAACTGTGTGATGTTTTTATTGAAGCAATTAAGCCTTTCTTTGCTGGGAATGATCCAAAATTCGAGTCTGCAAGGAGTTTGGCTCGAGATACACTTTGGTTATGTCTTGACAATGGGTTGCGACTGCTTCATCCTTTTATGCCATTTGTTACAGAAGAATTGTGGCAGCGCCTTCCTTCATCAAAGGACGGTACAAGGATAGAATCTATTATGATATGCGAGTACCCATCAGTTGTTGAG TGCTGGACAAATGAAAGGGTGGAGTATGAGATGGATCTTATAGATTCTGTTGTGAAATCTCTCAGGTCGCTTGCAAATGAAAGACGTGAAAG GCGACCAGCTTTTGTGCTCTGCCGAAGTGATGCAGTTGCAGAGATTATTAGCAACCATCAACTGGAGATTATTACTCTTGCCACTTTATCGTCTTTGAAG GTAATAAGTGAGAATGATGCTGCTCCAGTTGGATGTGCAGTATCGGTTGTAAATGAAAACCTCTCTGTTTATCTTGAGCTTCAGGGAACTCTTTCTCCTGAAGCAGAACTTGAAAAGATCAGGAAAAAGACGGATGAGATTCGGAA GCAACACGAGAAGCTAACAAAGATGATGAGTGCTTCTGGATACAAAGAAAAGGTCCCTTCGCACATTCATCAAGAGAATGTTGCAAAGCTAGCGTCCCTGATGCAGGAGGTTTTGTCTCTCGAAGAAGCAGGCCAACACATTGAAGCTCAAGCATCAAGCAATCAACAGGATTA TCTTTCCCAACCTCATCATGGTAAACCATTTTTGcttcaatga
- the LOC121251671 gene encoding valine--tRNA ligase, mitochondrial 1 isoform X2 yields MLGFHARVLQKPLLLLNLANHIRSLHRSPFSQVYSLRSFSATNIMADSERRPEIDGAEKKTERLGDSEKTLSLEDLEKKKKKEEKAREKELKRQKALEKAAKLQAQQASIPLKRNDKKTVKRGGDEENPKEFVDPETPFGEKKQMSRQMAKQYSPSAVEKSWYAWWEKSGFFVADAKSSKAPFVIVLPPPNVTGALHIGHALTAAVEDTIIRWRRMSGYNTLWVPGVDHAGIATQVVVEKKIMRESKLTRHDIGREKFVSEVWNWKNKYGGTILQQLRRLGASLDWSRECFTMDEKRSKAVTEAFVRLYKEGLIYRDLRLVNWDCVLRTAISDIEVDYVEIKERTPLKVPGYEKPVEFGVLTSFAYPLEGEFGEIVVATTRMETMLGDTAIAIHPDDPRYSHLHGKFAIHPFNGRKLPIVCDAILVDPKFGTGAVKITPAHDPNDFEVGKRHNLEFINIFTDDGKINSNGGSEFVGLPRFKAREAVTEALQKKGFYRGAKNNEMRLGLCSRTNDVVEPLIKPQWYVSCNSLGRQALDAVMDEENRRIEIIPKQYSADWRRWLENIRDWCISRQLWWGHRVPAWYVSLEDDELKEVGAYNDHWVVARNEEEAQEEASRLYNGRKFHLSQDPDVLDTWFSSGLFPLSVLGWPDDTEDLKTFYPTSVLETGHDILFFWVARMVMQGMKLGGDVPFRKVYLHPMIRDAHGRKMSKSLGNVIDPLEVINGISLDGLHKRLEEGNLDPKELVVAQEGQTKDFPNGISECGADALRFALIAYTAQSDRINLDILRVVGYRQWCNKLWNAVRFAMSRLGDDYVPPTNVNPDVLPFSCQWILSVLNKAISKTVASLELYEFSDASSTVYSWWQYQLCDVFIEAIKPFFAGNDPKFESARSLARDTLWLCLDNGLRLLHPFMPFVTEELWQRLPSSKDGTRIESIMICEYPSVVECWTNERVEYEMDLIDSVVKSLRSLANERRERRPAFVLCRSDAVAEIISNHQLEIITLATLSSLKVISENDAAPVGCAVSVVNENLSVYLELQGTLSPEAELEKIRKKTDEIRKQHEKLTKMMSASGYKEKVPSHIHQENVAKLASLMQEVLSLEEAGQHIEAQASSNQQD; encoded by the exons ATGCTGGGATTCCATGCCAGGGTTTTGCAAAAGCCGCTACTCTTGTTGAACCTTGCAAACCATATCCGCAGCCTACATAGGTCACCATTTTCACAAGTTTATTCTCTCCGATCTTTCTCAGCAACAAACATAATG GCTGATTCGGAGAGAAGGCCGGAAATAGATGGTGCTGAGAAGAAGACCGAACGACTG GGCGATTCGGAGAAAACGCTCAGTTTAGAAGACctcgagaagaagaagaaaaaagaagagaag GCAAGGGAGAAAGAATTGAAAAGGCAAAAGGCTTTAGAGAAAGCTGCTAAACTTCAG GCACAACAAGCATCAATTCCTCTGAAAAGAAATGACAAGAAAACAGTAAAGCGTGGTGGGGATGAAGAGAACCCTAAGGAGTTTGTTGACCCAGAAACACCTTTTGGCGAGAAGAAACAAATGTCTCGTCAAATGGCAAAGCAGTACAGTCCTAGTGCAGTAGAGAAATC GTGGTATGCATGGTGGGAGAAATCGGGTTTCTTTGTTGCAGATGCAAAAAGCTCCAAGGCCCCGTTTGTTATT GTCTTGCCACCACCAAATGTAACTGGTGCCCTCCATATAGGTCATGCACTTACTGCTGCTGTAGAG GATACCATTATTCGCTGGCGGAGAATGTCTGGATACAATACCTTGTGGGTCCCTGGGGTGGACCATGCTGGGATTGCCACACag GTTGTTGTGGAAAAGAAGATAATGCGTGAAAGCAAATTAACTAGGCACGATATCGGTCGTGAGAAATTTGTATCTGAA GTCTGGAATTGGAAAAATAAGTATGGTGGAACCATTTTGCAACAGTTGCGTCGTTTGGGTGCCTCTTTAGATTGGTCTCGTGAg TGCTTTACAATGGATGAGAAAAGATCAAAGGCTGTGACTGAGGCTTTTGTTAGGCTTTACAAGGAAGGCCTTATTTATAG AGATCTTCGCCTAGTGAATTGGGATTGTGTGTTGCGGACTGCAATATCTGACATTGAG GTAGACTATGTTGAGATCAAAGAAAGGACTCCACTAAAGGTTCCAGGATATGAGAAACCTGTGGAATTCGGTGTTTTAACTTCATTTGCCTACCCTTTGGAAGGTGAGTTTGGTGAGATTGTTGTGGCCACTACTAGGATGGAGACTATGCTTGGAGATACTGCTATTGCTATACATCCTGATGACCCAAGGTACAGTCATCTTCATGGAAAATTTGCCATTCATCCATTTAATGGACGAAAGCTTCCCATAGTTTGTGATGCAATTCTTGTTGATCCGAAGTTTGGGACTGGTGCTGTCaag ATTACCCCTGCTCATGACCCGAATGATTTTGAAGTTGGCAAGCGTCACAATCTTGAGTTCATCAACATTTTTACCGATGATGGAAAAATAAACAGCAATGGTGGGTCAGAGTTTGTAGGGTTGCCGCGTTTTAAAGCCCGAGAGGCAGTTACTGAAGCATTACAAAAGAAG GGCTTTTATAGAGGTGCTAAAAATAATGAGATGCGGCTGGGCCTTTGTTCAAGAACCAATGATGTTGTGGAGCCACTTATAAAACCTCAATGGTATGTTAGTTGCAATAGTTTGGGGAGGCAAGCTCTTGATGCTGTAATGGATGAAGAAAACAGGAGGATAGAGATCATCCCGAAACAGTATTCTGCTGACTGGAGAAG GTGGCTTGAAAACATTCGTGATTGGTGCATCTCAAGGCAACTTTGGTGGGGTCATCGTGTTCCTGCATGGTATGTCTCACTGGAGGATGATGAGCTAAAGGAAGTTGGTGCTTACAATGACCACTGGGTGGTTGCAAGAAATGAGGAAGAGGCTCAGGAGGAGGCTAGCCGATTGTATAATGGGAGGAAGTTTCATTTGAGTCAAGATCCTGATGTGCTTGATACATGGTTTTCTTCTGGTCTTTTTCCATTGTCTGTTTTGGGCTGGCCTGATGATACTGAAGATCTGAAGACATTTTATCCAACTTCAGTTTTGGAAACTGGCCATGATATTCTCTTTTTCTGGGTTGCTCGCATGGTGATGCAAGGAATGAAATTGGGAGGTGATGTACCTTTTCGAAAG GTTTATTTGCACCCAATGATTCGTGATGCGCATGGGCGCAAGATGTCTAAGTCATTGGGAAATGTCATTGATCCACTTGAAGTAATAAATGGGATATCCCTGGATGGTCTTCATAAGAGGCTAGAGGAGGGTAACTTGGATCCTAAAGAACTGGTTGTTGCCCAAGAGGGGCAGACAAAAGACTTTCCTAACGGTATTTCTGAGTGTGGTGCTGATGCTCTTCGGTTTGCCCTTATAGCTTACACTGCCCAG TCAGATAGAATAAACTTGGATATCCTAAGAGTGGTTGGGTATCGTCAATGGTGTAATAAATTGTGGAATGCTGTACGATTTGCCATGAGCAGGCTGGGAGATGATTATGTTCCACCCACAAATGTAAATCCGGATGTCTTGCCATTTAGCTGTCAGTGGATACTCTCTGTATTAAACAAAGCTATATCCAAAACTGTAGCTTCTCTGGAATTGTATGAGTTCTCAGATGCATCAAGTACAGTGTATTCATGGTGGCAGTACCAACTGTGTGATGTTTTTATTGAAGCAATTAAGCCTTTCTTTGCTGGGAATGATCCAAAATTCGAGTCTGCAAGGAGTTTGGCTCGAGATACACTTTGGTTATGTCTTGACAATGGGTTGCGACTGCTTCATCCTTTTATGCCATTTGTTACAGAAGAATTGTGGCAGCGCCTTCCTTCATCAAAGGACGGTACAAGGATAGAATCTATTATGATATGCGAGTACCCATCAGTTGTTGAG TGCTGGACAAATGAAAGGGTGGAGTATGAGATGGATCTTATAGATTCTGTTGTGAAATCTCTCAGGTCGCTTGCAAATGAAAGACGTGAAAG GCGACCAGCTTTTGTGCTCTGCCGAAGTGATGCAGTTGCAGAGATTATTAGCAACCATCAACTGGAGATTATTACTCTTGCCACTTTATCGTCTTTGAAG GTAATAAGTGAGAATGATGCTGCTCCAGTTGGATGTGCAGTATCGGTTGTAAATGAAAACCTCTCTGTTTATCTTGAGCTTCAGGGAACTCTTTCTCCTGAAGCAGAACTTGAAAAGATCAGGAAAAAGACGGATGAGATTCGGAA GCAACACGAGAAGCTAACAAAGATGATGAGTGCTTCTGGATACAAAGAAAAGGTCCCTTCGCACATTCATCAAGAGAATGTTGCAAAGCTAGCGTCCCTGATGCAGGAGGTTTTGTCTCTCGAAGAAGCAGGCCAACACATTGAAGCTCAAGCATCAAGCAATCAACAGGATTAG
- the LOC121252468 gene encoding post-GPI attachment to proteins factor 3-like, whose product MAPLHSILLFFALLCIVRALEASTGDADPIYKACVDKCEKTGCVGEKCFQHCKFSSDGKSIDGPWYLQEPLYLRWKQWDCRTDCRYHCMLSREEEREQLGDRPVKYHGKWPFRRVYGIQEPVAVALSALNLAMQFHGWLSFFILLYYKLPLRPDKKAYYEYTGLWHIYGILSMNAWFWSAVFHSRDVELTEKLDFSSAVAFLGFSLIVALLRAFNVRDEATRVMVAAPLLAFVTTHILYLNFYKLDYGLNMKVCVAMGVVQLLVWSIWAGVTCHPSRWKLWLVILGGGLAMLLEVYDFPPYRGFVDAHALWHATTVPLTYVWWSFIRDDAEFRTSSLHKKMK is encoded by the exons ATGGCTCCGCTTCATTCGATTCTGCTCTTCTTCGCACTTCTCTGTATCGTTCGTGCTCTCGAAGCTAGCACTGGCGACGCTGATCCGATTTACAA GGCTTGTGTGGACAAGTGTGAGAAAACTGGATGCGTAGGAGAGAAATGTTTCCAACATTGTAAATTCTCATCTGATGGAAAATCTATTGATGGTCCATGGTATCTGCAAGAACCACTTTATCTGAGGTGGAAACAATGGGACTGCCGCACTGACTGTAGATACCACTGCATGCTATCTagggaggaagaaagagagcAACTTGGTGATAGGCCTGTCAAATATCATGGGAAATGGCCATTTCGACGTGTTTATGGGATTCAG GAACCTGTTGCCGTTGCTCTGTCTGCCCTCAATCTTGCTATGCAATTTCATGGTTGGCTATCCTTTTTCATCCTTTTATATTACAAACTGCCTTTGAGGCCTGATAAGAAGGCATATTACGAGTATACTGGCTTGTGGCATATCTATGGAATTTTATCGATGAATGCCTGGTTCTGGAGTGCTGTTTTTCACAGTCG AGATGTGGAGTTGACAGAGAAGCTAGATTTTTCATCTGCTGTGGCCTTTCTTGGGTTTAGCCTGATTGTAGCATTACTGCGAGCTTTTAATGTGAGGGATGAAGCTACAAGGGTCATGGTCGCTGCTCCGCTGCTCGCATTTGTGACAACACATATCTTGTATCTGAACTTCTACAAACTTGATTATG GTTTGAATATGAAAGTGTGTGTAGCCATGGGTGTTGTCCAACTTCTTGTATGGTCAATCTGGGCTGGAGTCACTTGCCACCCATCCCGCTGGAAATTATGGTTGGTGATTTTGGGTGGTGGCCTTGCAATGCTGTTGGAGGTGTATGACTTTCCACCCTACCGAGGATTCGTCGATGCTCATGCACTTTGGCATGCGACCACTGTCCCTCTCACATACGTCTGGTGGAGTTTTATCAGGGACGATGCAGAGTTTAGGACATCGTCTCTCCACAAGAAGATGAAGTAG